One part of the Salvelinus fontinalis isolate EN_2023a chromosome 4, ASM2944872v1, whole genome shotgun sequence genome encodes these proteins:
- the LOC129853661 gene encoding mitochondrial sodium/calcium exchanger protein-like isoform X1, with translation MTSRVDFISALLLLWCLCRHVLGSGDSGTGIVPSPDRSADGADLLSAGTMVDTHSAMLRQGNTDECDIVMNLSAADRCAFVKATPDCSMEDSFINYLKMAFCLLPPNLTPLTITLCIIWLLILFIVLGLTASKFFCPNLSAISSSLRLTHNVAGVTFLALGNGAPDVFSATVAFSRPHTAGLAIGALFGAGIFVTTVVAGSVSLVKPFTVASRPFLRDVIFYMAAVFWTFIILYRGTISLGETLGYMGLYVVYVVTVIVSAYIYSHQKHSATRSSVQSSTHAPELQTSESDQAPLLSNGSIQQGYGNNHSHCAHSTKLYLWGVLREPIQSSVCVCACIDSEYRPLLPYCESTSSILLNSLNPVDSRTWRRKTWRWRTVKILKMPLEVLLLLTVPVVDPDKEDRNWRRPLNCLHLITAPLVCVLTFSSGEYGLYLIEGQFPVWALTLLFGLFLSAIVFLTTSNDQPPAYHLVFSLLGFLVSAMWISAAASEVVSILHMLGVVLSLSNNLLGLTLLAWGNSIGDCFSDITIARQGYPRMALSACFGGIIFNMLIGVGIGCLIQMFNNEPVVTLEPEGLLTWVLAGSLGLSLVFSFILVPLRCFHLGRAYGIFLLLFYAVFLLVALLTEFGFIHT, from the exons ATGACATCTCGGGTTGATTTTATATCCGCGTTGCTGCTGTTGTGGTGTCTCTGTCGCCATGTCTTAGGCTCCGGTGATTCTGGTACCGGGATAGTTCCGTCTCCAGACCGATCCGCCGACGGTGCTGACCTGCTCTCTGCGGGAACCATGGTGGACACACACTCCGCGATGTTACGTCAGGGGAACACAGACGAG tGTGACATTGTGATGAACCTGAGTGCTGCTGATCGCTGTGCGTTTGTGAAGGCCACTCCAGACTGTAGTATGGAAGACAGCTTCATCAACTACCTCAAGATGGCCTTCTGTCTACTACCACCCAACCTAACACCCCTCACTATCACACTCTGC ATCATCTGGTTGTTAATCTTGTTCATAGTTCTCGGACTGACTGCGTCAAAGTT CTTCTGTCCCAACCTCTCAGCCATCTCCTCCAGCCTTCGACTCACACACAACGTGGCT GGTGTGACGTTCCTGGCGCTAGGTAACGGAGCTCCAGATGTCTTCAGTGCCACTGTGGCCTTCTCCCGTCCACACACCGCTGGCCTGGCTATAGGAGCACTGTTtg GAGCGGGTATCTTTGTAACCACGGTGGTCGCTGGGTCTGTGTCATTGGTCAAACCCTTCACTGTAGCGTCCCGCCCCTTCCTGCGGGATGTCATCTTCTACATGGCTGCAGTCTTCTGGACCTTCATCATCCTCTACAGAGGAACTATATCACTGGGAGAGAcactag gGTACATGGGGCTGTATGTGGTGTATGTGGTAACAGTCATTGTGAGTGCCTACATCTACAGTCATCAGAAACACTCAGCAACTAGAAGTTCCGTCCAGAGCTCAACACACGCACCag AGCTACAGACGTCTGAGTCAGACCAGGCTCCTCTTTTATCTAATGGCAGCATCCAGCAGGGCTATGGTAACAACCACAGTCACTGTGCACATTCCACTAAGTTATACCTTTGGGGTGTGCTACGAGAACCAATCCAgtcgagtgtatgtgtgtgtgcgtgtatagaCAGTGAGTACCGTCCCCTGCTCCCCTACTGTGAGTCGACCAGTTCCATCCTGCTGAATTCTCTAAACCCAGTGGACAGCAGGACCTGGAGGAGGAAGACCTGGCGCTGGAGGACTGTGAAAATACTGAAG ATGCCACTGgaggtgctgctgctgctgactgTTCCAGTGGTGGATCCTGACAAAGAAGACAGGAACTGGAGAAGACCATTAAACTGCCTCCACCTTATCACTGCGCCGCTGGTTTGTGTGCTCACCTTCAGCTCCGGAGAGT acggTTTGTATCTGATCGAGGGTCAGTTTCCTGTCTGGGCGTTGACGTTGCTCTTTGGCCTCTTCCTCTCCGCCATAGTCTTCCTCACCACTTCTAACGACCAGCCCCCGGCATACCACTTA GTGTTCTCTCTGCTGGGCTTTTTGGTGAGTGCGATGTGGATCAGTGCTGCGGCCTCGGAGGTGGTCAGTATCCTGCACATGCTCGGTGTGGTCCTTAGTCTGTCCAACAATTTACTGGGTCTCACACTGCTGGCCTGGGGAAATAGCATTgggg ATTGTTTTTCTGACATCACCATCGCTCGCCAGGGCTACCCACGGATGGCATTATCAGCCTGCTTTGGGGGAATCATCTTTA ACATGCTAATTGGAGTGGGCATTGGCTGTCTGATACAGATGTTTAACAACGAGCCAGTGGTGACG